The following are encoded in a window of Mustelus asterias chromosome 11, sMusAst1.hap1.1, whole genome shotgun sequence genomic DNA:
- the LOC144500945 gene encoding interferon alpha-21-like, whose translation MFVPSVCGLWILLIWLPGILSQDCQRLQLQQVLNKNAQRSLRDMGGPFPFQCMATRESLKTKSLDLHQLIKRLQTQDRIQILHQTLRHINKIYSMNLGSVTWAQDKVEHFRLLLDRQLSELEECVRNPGSRLRRNSTIHNYFRKLEKFLKQQGFSECAWEIIRTETRGRLQQLLLITAQISGSN comes from the exons ATGTTTGTTCCGAGTGTTTGCGGGCTGTGGATTTTGTTAATCTGGCTACCCGGGATCCTGAGCCAGGATTGCCAGCGGCTGCAGTTACAGCAAGTCCTTAACAAGAATGCTCAAAGGTCCCTGAGGGACATG GGAGGTCCCTTCCCATTCCAGTGTATGGCAACGAGAGAATCACTGAAAACCAAATCCCTGGACCTGCACCAGCTCATCAAGAGGTTACAG ACTCAGGACAGGATCCAGATTCTGCATCAAACCCTGCGCCACATCAACAAGATCTACAGCATGAATCTGGGCTCAGTCACATGGGCCCAGGACAAAGTGGAACATTTCCGGCTGCTCCTGGATCGGCAGCTCAGTGAGCTGGAAGAATGTGTCAGGAACCCGGGATCCAGGCTGAGGAGGAACTCCACCATTCACAATTACTTTAGGAAACTGGAAAAGTTTCTCAAACAGCAG GGATTCAGTGAGTGTGCCTGGGAAATAATCCGCACGGAGACCAGAGGCCGATTACAACAGCTCCTTCTCATAACGGCACAAATCAGCGGAAGCAATTAA
- the LOC144500944 gene encoding interferon a3-like — MFIPSVCGLWILLIWLPGILSQDCQRLQLQQVLNKNAQRSLRDMGGPFPFQCTATRESLKTKSLDLHQLIKRLQTPDKIKILHQTVRHINKIYSMNLGSVTWARDKVELFRLLLDRQLSELEECVRNPGSRLRRNSAIHNYFRKLEKFLKQQGFSECAWEIIRTETRGRLQQLLLITAQISGSN, encoded by the exons ATGTTTATTCCGAGTGTTTGCGGGCTGTGGATTTTGTTAATCTGGCTGCCCGGGATCCTGAGCCAGGATTGCCAGAGGCTGCAGTTACAGCAAGTCCTTAACAAGAATGCTCAAAGGTCCCTTAGGGACATG GGAGGTCCCTTCCCATTCCAGTGTACAGCAACGAGAGAATCACTGAAAACCAAATCCCTGGACCTGCACCAGCTCATCAAGAGGTTACAG acaccggACAAGATCAAGATTCTCCATCAAACCGTGCGCCACATCAACAAGATCTACAGTATGAACCTGGGCTCAGTCACATGGGCCCGGGACAAAGTGGAACTTTTCCGGCTGCTCCTGGATCGGCAGCTCAGTGAGCTGGAAGAATGTGTCAGGAACCCGGGATCCAGGCTGAGGAGAAATTCCGCCATTCACAATTACTTTAGGAAACTGGAAAAGTTTCTCAAACAGCAG GGATTCAGTGAGTGTGCCTGGGAAATAATCCGCACGGAGACCAGAGGCCGATTACAACAGCTCCTTCTCATAACGGCACAAATCAGCGGAAGCAATTAA
- the LOC144500943 gene encoding interferon alpha-21-like, with protein MFVPSVCGLWILLIWLPGILSQDCQRLQLQQVLNKNAQRSLRDMGGPFPFQCITTRESLKTKSLDLHQLIKRLQTQDRIQIVHQTLRHINKIYSMNLGSVTWAQDKVEHFRLLLDRQLSELEECVRNPGSRLRRNSTIHNYFRKLEKFLKQQGFSECAWEIIRTETRGRLQQLLLITAQISGSN; from the exons ATGTTTGTTCCGAGTGTTTGCGGGCTGTGGATTTTGTTAATCTGGCTGCCCGGGATCCTGAGCCAGGATTGCCAGAGGCTGCAGTTACAGCAAGTCCTTAACAAGAATGCTCAAAGGTCCCTGAGGGACATG GGAGGTCCCTTCCCATTCCAGTGTATAACAACGAGAGAATCACTGAAAACCAAATCCCTGGACCTGCACCAGCTCATCAAGAGGTTACAG ACTCAGGACAGGATCCAGATTGTCCATCAAACCCTGCGCCACATCAACAAGATCTACAGCATGAATCTGGGCTCAGTCACATGGGCCCAGGACAAAGTGGAACATTTCCGGCTGCTCCTGGATCGGCAGCTCAGTGAGCTGGAAGAATGTGTCAGGAACCCGGGATCCAGGCTGAGGAGAAACTCCACCATTCACAATTACTTTAGGAAACTGGAAAAGTTTCTCAAACAGCAG GGATTCAGTGAGTGTGCCTGGGAAATAATCCGCACGGAGACCAGAGGCCGATTACAACAGCTCCTTCTCATAACGGCACAAATCAGCGGAAGCAATTAA